The following coding sequences are from one Xylanibacillus composti window:
- a CDS encoding GNAT family N-acetyltransferase, which yields MYKRVENEIEQAMFHFIWMTAWREKGFEFEFARHVLDRYLVITPDMEYVGSIEFKPYDPQHGAVNEVAPFQSHPLVRDARSRVAEVDKVALLPEYRGKYIAELLTAAVHFAREGGYDYYVSLLDPVFYRALRITFKVPMSKVGKEVYYKGGNVVPVLFHMKEMVDSPERYEWLSEQYGNAARVLLTEYSDYIG from the coding sequence ATGTATAAGAGAGTGGAGAATGAGATTGAACAAGCCATGTTTCACTTCATTTGGATGACAGCCTGGAGGGAGAAAGGATTTGAATTTGAGTTTGCCCGGCACGTGCTGGACCGCTATCTAGTGATCACCCCTGACATGGAATATGTCGGGTCGATCGAATTCAAGCCATACGATCCGCAGCATGGTGCGGTGAACGAAGTGGCGCCGTTTCAAAGCCATCCGCTGGTTCGGGATGCCCGCTCACGCGTGGCTGAGGTTGACAAGGTGGCGCTGCTCCCCGAATACAGGGGGAAGTACATTGCGGAGCTGTTGACTGCAGCCGTGCACTTTGCACGTGAAGGGGGATACGATTATTATGTGTCCCTGTTGGACCCTGTGTTTTACCGCGCGCTGCGCATCACATTCAAGGTGCCGATGAGCAAAGTAGGAAAGGAGGTCTATTATAAAGGAGGAAATGTTGTCCCGGTTTTGTTCCATATGAAGGAAATGGTGGACAGCCCGGAACGCTATGAATGGCTGAGCGAACAGTACGGGAATGCTGCGCGTGTATTATTAACAGAATATTCAGACTATATTGGATAG